A single region of the Anguilla anguilla isolate fAngAng1 chromosome 17, fAngAng1.pri, whole genome shotgun sequence genome encodes:
- the LOC118217125 gene encoding G-protein coupled receptor family C group 5 member D: MSGIAQTGMSSFALVSRTFFLLLFLLLVAHPSASQAANTNDSSLADGSKNKAASQGNVTSQSPAPGCGPGLDPVYSYLCDRQAAWGIVVEALATLGFLVTAGLALGLVAWAMWACLPPRRRRGIGAGVVTQLLFLVGVAGLFGLTFATVIRLTPRTCPTRVFLFGVLFALCFSALLARSAALLGFAAVRGWGEPLAALALSAVQVIVATEWLITVLVRDGLPCAYSQAEFAMLLIYVLCLLAAALLFSLWSLCRSCCGYGYGYAGTSQGHARWQAALLFLAALLSACIWVVWIALLTRGNPAMGRRPLWDDPVLSVALVSNGWALLLCHALPQLAFLCRGEAWLKEGPLDFAGWTSPTSGIGSLGAAKQGRDNGTFQNDTQDRGKGQEPVLRSPYESGFSMAEIDPDKDYTIPRAQTANINEPYDEYYGHPL; encoded by the exons ATGAGCGGGATCGCACAGACAGGAATGAGTTCATTTGCACTCGTATCCCGCACgttcttcctcctgctcttcctcctcctcgttgCTCACCCCAGTGCTAGCCAGGCTGCTAACACCAACGACTCCAGCCTGGCCGATGGCTCCAAGAACAAAGCGGCATCACAGGGGAACGTGACATCACAGAGCCCGGCTCCGGGCTGCGGGCCCGGGCTGGACCCGGTGTACTCCTACCTGTGTGACCGGCAGGCGGCGTGGGGCATCGTGGTGGAGGCGCTGGCCACTCTGGGCTTCCTGGTGACGGCGGGGCTGGCGCTGGGGCTGGTCGCCTGGGCGATGTGGGCGTGCCTCCCGCCGCGCCGTCGCAGGGGGATCGGGGCGGGCGTGGTCACGCAGCTGCTCTTCctggtgggcgtggccgggcTGTTCGGGCTGACCTTCGCCACGGTGATTCGGCTGACGCCGCGGACCTGCCCCACGCGCGTCTTCCTGTTCGGCGTCCTGTTCGCGCTCTGCTTCTCGGCGCTCCTGGCCCGCTCGGCGGCCCTGCTGGGCTTCGCGGCGGTGCGCGGCTGGGGCGAGCCGCTGGCGGCGCTGGCGCTGAGCGCCGTGCAGGTGATCGTGGCGACGGAGTGGCTGATCACGGTGCTGGTGCGGGACGGGCTGCCCTGCGCCTACAGCCAGGCCGAGTTCGCCATGCTGCTCATCTACGTGCTGTGCCTGCTGGCCGCGGCGCTCCTCTTCTCCCTGTGGAGCCTCTGCCGGTCCTGCTGCGGCTACGGCTACGGCTACGCCGGCACCTCGCAGGGCCACGCCCGCTGGCAGGCCGCCCTCCTCTTCCTGGCCGCCCTGCTCTCCGCCTGCATCTGGGTGGTGTGGATCGCGCTGCTGACCCGCGGCAACCCGGCCATGGGCCGCCGGCCGCTGTGGGACGACCCGGTGCTGAGCGTGGCGCTGGTGTCCAACGGCTGGGCGCTGCTGCTGTGCCACGCCCTGCCCCAGCTGGCCTTCCTGTGCCGGGGCGAGGCCTGGCTGAAGGAGGGCCCGCTGGACTTCGCCGGCTGGACCAGCCCCACCAGCGGCATCGGCAGCCTGGGAGCAGCCAAGCAGGGCCGCGATAACGGAACCTTCCAGAACGACACGCAGGACAGGG gtAAAGGGCAGGAACCTGTTCTGCGGTCACCTTATGAGTCTGGCTTCTCCATGGCA GAAATAGACCCTGATAAGGATTACACCATCCCTCGCGCTCAAACCGCCAACATCAATGAGCCCTATGATGAATACTACGGTCACCCGCTGTaa
- the LOC118217126 gene encoding retinal cone rhodopsin-sensitive cGMP 3',5'-cyclic phosphodiesterase subunit gamma-like, with protein sequence MNSAPPAGSALAAPAGSGGPTTPKKGPPKFKQRQTRTFKSKAPKPGQKGFGDDIPGMEGLGTDITVVCPWEAFGDMELSDLAKYGII encoded by the exons ATGAACTCTGCGCCTCCAGCAGGAAGTGCACTCGCTGCCCCCGCTGGCAGTGGAGGACCCACCACCCCTAAGAAGGGACCCCCCAAATtcaagcagaggcagacccgtACATTCAAGAGCAAGGCTCCTAAACCTGGACAGAAAGG ATTTGGTGATGACATTCCTGGAATGGAGGGCCTTGGCACAG ACATCACTGTGGTTTGCCCATGGGAGGCCTTTGGCGACATGGAACTCAGCGACTTGGCCAAATATGGCATCATCTAA